A region from the Rosa rugosa chromosome 6, drRosRugo1.1, whole genome shotgun sequence genome encodes:
- the LOC133713462 gene encoding protein DETOXIFICATION 43-like isoform X2 yields the protein MGEEQDLQRPVSFWKMPVGVFFRDARSVFKWDVLGKEILQIAVPAALAVAADPVASLIDTAFIGHIGPVELAAAGVSIALFNQASRITIFPLVSITTSFVAEEDTVAKMKIKSGKSQKLENGSGMLDDMEKGVAKTKPETKEPSLDDENGEAAEMGKHLGNDEDKENGENSDKGLDEGSEVKNSIPENAEVENGEKSVPKNSDPEENGSKTETGIVNGPSVVMSKNKKAKMKNKKRTIASASTALIFGAILGLLQAIFLMLGSKVLLGVMGVKHDSPMLKPALKYLTVRSIGAPAVLLTLAMQGIFRGFKDTKTPLYVIVAGYAINIALDPLLIFVCGFGIRGAAIAHVLSQYLMAVVLFLILMRKVNLMPPSIKDLQFGKFLKNGSLLLARVVAVTFCVTLAASLAARLGPTPMAAFQTCLQVWFTSSLLADGLAVAGQAILACAFAEKDYKKATATATRVLQMGFILGVGLALVVGVGLYFGAGIFSRDVNVLHLIKIGLPFVAATQPINSLSFVFDGVNFGASDFAYSAYSLVLVAIASIVSLFLLSKSDGFVGIWIALTIYMGLRAFAGVWRMGTGTGPWRFLKGRSSPQPS from the exons ATGGGAGAGGAGCAAGATTTGCAAAGACCAGTGAGCTTTTGGAAGATGCCTGTTGGTGTTTTCTTCAGGGATGCAAG GAGTGTTTTCAAATGGGATGTGCTTGGTAAGGAGATACTTCAGATTGCAGTCCCTGCTGCTCTGGCTGTAGCTGCTGATCCTGTCGCTTCCTTAATCGACACAGCATTCATCGGTCATATAG GTCCAGTGGAACTTGCAGCAGCAGGAGTATCTATTGCCTTGTTCaatcaagcttcaaggattacTATATTCCCACTTGTCAGTATCACCACCTCCTTTGTCGCGGAGGAAGATACTGtagcaaaaatgaaaataaaatcggGAAAAAGCCAGAAATTGGAAAATGGTTCAGGCATGCTTGATGACATGGAAAAAGGGGTTGCTAAAACTAAACCTGAGACGAAAGAGCCTTCCCTAGATGACGAAAATGGTGAAGCGGCAGAAATGGGTAAGCATCTGGGAAATGATGAAGACAAGGAAAATGGTGAGAACTCAGACAAGGGATTAGATGAAGGCAGTGAAGTAAAGAATTCCATACCGGAAAATGCTGAGGTGGAAAATGGAGAAAAAAGTGTTCCTAAAAACAGTGATCCAGAAGAAAATG GCTCCAAGACAGAGACAGGTATTGTAAACGGTCCATCTGTTGTTATGAGCAAAAATAAGAAGGCaaagatgaagaacaaaaagCGTACTATTGCTTCTGCATCGACAGCACTCATCTTCGGTGCAATACTAGGCCTGCTGCAAGCTATATTTCTCATGTTAGGATCCAAAGTTCTTCTTGGTGTGATGGGTGTGAAACAT GACTCCCCTATGCTAAAACCAGCATTGAAGTACTTGACAGTAAGGTCGATCGGTGCTCCTGCTGTTCTTCTTACGTTGGCCATGCAAGGAATCTTCCGAGGGTTTAAGGATACTAAAACTCCTTTATATGTCATTG TTGCGGGATATGCAATTAACATTGCCTTGGATCCACTTCTCATCTTCGTATGCGGTTTCGGCATCAGAGGTGCAGCTATTGCACACGTTCTTTCTCA GTACTTGATGGCAGTGGTCCTCTTCTTAATCTTAATGAGAAAAGTTAATCTCATGCCACCAAGTATTAAAGACTTGCAGTTCGGAAAGTTTCTTAAGAATG GTTCTCTATTGTTGGCTAGGGTGGTTGCTGTGACATTCTGTGTCACCTTAGCTGCATCTTTGGCAGCACGGCTGGGTCCAACTCCCATGGCTGCATTCCAGACATGCTTACAAGTCTGGTTCACATCATCCCTTCTTGCTGATGGGCTAGCTGTTGCAGGACAG GCTATTCTAGCATGTGCATTTGCAGAGAAAGACTACAAAAAGGCCACAGCTACCGCAACTCGGGTATTACAG ATGGGATTTATCCTTGGTGTGGGACTCGCTCTTGTTGTTGGAGTTGGTTTGTACTTTGGAGCTGGAATCTTCTCAAGAGATGTCAATGTTTTGCACCTTATAAAAATTGGCCTCCCT TTTGTTGCAGCAACACAACCAATCAATTCCCTCTCTTTTGTGTTTGATGGTGTCAACTTTGGAGCATCTGACTTTGCATACTCCGCATATTCCTTG GTTCTGGTGGCCATAGCAAGCATTGTTTCACTGTTCCTTCTCTCTAAATCCGATGGTTTTGTTGGAATTTGGATTGCTTTGACCATCTATATGGGGTTGCGTGCATTCGCTGGCGTATGGAG GATGGGGACTGGAACCGGACCTTGGCGCTTTCTCAAGGGTCGTTCATCACCACAGCCTTCATAA
- the LOC133713462 gene encoding protein DETOXIFICATION 42-like isoform X1, with protein sequence MGEEQDLQRPVSFWKMPVGVFFRDARSVFKWDVLGKEILQIAVPAALAVAADPVASLIDTAFIGHIGPVELAAAGVSIALFNQASRITIFPLVSITTSFVAEEDTVAKMKIKSGKSQKLENGSGMLDDMEKGVAKTKPETKEPSLDDENGEAAEMGKHLGNDEDKENGENSDKGLDEGSEVKNSIPENAEVENGEKSVPKNSDPEENGSKTETGIVNGPSVVMSKNKKAKMKNKKRTIASASTALIFGAILGLLQAIFLMLGSKVLLGVMGVKHDSPMLKPALKYLTVRSIGAPAVLLTLAMQGIFRGFKDTKTPLYVIVYLFHSVVAGYAINIALDPLLIFVCGFGIRGAAIAHVLSQYLMAVVLFLILMRKVNLMPPSIKDLQFGKFLKNGSLLLARVVAVTFCVTLAASLAARLGPTPMAAFQTCLQVWFTSSLLADGLAVAGQAILACAFAEKDYKKATATATRVLQMGFILGVGLALVVGVGLYFGAGIFSRDVNVLHLIKIGLPFVAATQPINSLSFVFDGVNFGASDFAYSAYSLVLVAIASIVSLFLLSKSDGFVGIWIALTIYMGLRAFAGVWRMGTGTGPWRFLKGRSSPQPS encoded by the exons ATGGGAGAGGAGCAAGATTTGCAAAGACCAGTGAGCTTTTGGAAGATGCCTGTTGGTGTTTTCTTCAGGGATGCAAG GAGTGTTTTCAAATGGGATGTGCTTGGTAAGGAGATACTTCAGATTGCAGTCCCTGCTGCTCTGGCTGTAGCTGCTGATCCTGTCGCTTCCTTAATCGACACAGCATTCATCGGTCATATAG GTCCAGTGGAACTTGCAGCAGCAGGAGTATCTATTGCCTTGTTCaatcaagcttcaaggattacTATATTCCCACTTGTCAGTATCACCACCTCCTTTGTCGCGGAGGAAGATACTGtagcaaaaatgaaaataaaatcggGAAAAAGCCAGAAATTGGAAAATGGTTCAGGCATGCTTGATGACATGGAAAAAGGGGTTGCTAAAACTAAACCTGAGACGAAAGAGCCTTCCCTAGATGACGAAAATGGTGAAGCGGCAGAAATGGGTAAGCATCTGGGAAATGATGAAGACAAGGAAAATGGTGAGAACTCAGACAAGGGATTAGATGAAGGCAGTGAAGTAAAGAATTCCATACCGGAAAATGCTGAGGTGGAAAATGGAGAAAAAAGTGTTCCTAAAAACAGTGATCCAGAAGAAAATG GCTCCAAGACAGAGACAGGTATTGTAAACGGTCCATCTGTTGTTATGAGCAAAAATAAGAAGGCaaagatgaagaacaaaaagCGTACTATTGCTTCTGCATCGACAGCACTCATCTTCGGTGCAATACTAGGCCTGCTGCAAGCTATATTTCTCATGTTAGGATCCAAAGTTCTTCTTGGTGTGATGGGTGTGAAACAT GACTCCCCTATGCTAAAACCAGCATTGAAGTACTTGACAGTAAGGTCGATCGGTGCTCCTGCTGTTCTTCTTACGTTGGCCATGCAAGGAATCTTCCGAGGGTTTAAGGATACTAAAACTCCTTTATATGTCATTG TTTATTTGTTTCATTCTGTAGTTGCGGGATATGCAATTAACATTGCCTTGGATCCACTTCTCATCTTCGTATGCGGTTTCGGCATCAGAGGTGCAGCTATTGCACACGTTCTTTCTCA GTACTTGATGGCAGTGGTCCTCTTCTTAATCTTAATGAGAAAAGTTAATCTCATGCCACCAAGTATTAAAGACTTGCAGTTCGGAAAGTTTCTTAAGAATG GTTCTCTATTGTTGGCTAGGGTGGTTGCTGTGACATTCTGTGTCACCTTAGCTGCATCTTTGGCAGCACGGCTGGGTCCAACTCCCATGGCTGCATTCCAGACATGCTTACAAGTCTGGTTCACATCATCCCTTCTTGCTGATGGGCTAGCTGTTGCAGGACAG GCTATTCTAGCATGTGCATTTGCAGAGAAAGACTACAAAAAGGCCACAGCTACCGCAACTCGGGTATTACAG ATGGGATTTATCCTTGGTGTGGGACTCGCTCTTGTTGTTGGAGTTGGTTTGTACTTTGGAGCTGGAATCTTCTCAAGAGATGTCAATGTTTTGCACCTTATAAAAATTGGCCTCCCT TTTGTTGCAGCAACACAACCAATCAATTCCCTCTCTTTTGTGTTTGATGGTGTCAACTTTGGAGCATCTGACTTTGCATACTCCGCATATTCCTTG GTTCTGGTGGCCATAGCAAGCATTGTTTCACTGTTCCTTCTCTCTAAATCCGATGGTTTTGTTGGAATTTGGATTGCTTTGACCATCTATATGGGGTTGCGTGCATTCGCTGGCGTATGGAG GATGGGGACTGGAACCGGACCTTGGCGCTTTCTCAAGGGTCGTTCATCACCACAGCCTTCATAA